The Methanohalophilus portucalensis genome window below encodes:
- the pheT gene encoding phenylalanine--tRNA ligase subunit beta: MPIITLDYEDLEKLTGTDRDRIIDRVPMIGADIERIEDKSIDIEFFPDRPDLYSVEGVSRAMRGFMDIEKGPVKYDINDSDVEISLDDNIKTIRPVLACAIVRGVKFTESSIKSLMDLQESLHWGLGRDRKKVSIGVHDLSGLKPPFKYIGADPSVEFIPLDFTEPMNLADILEKHPKGTRFAHLLEGYSKYPLILDADNQVLSFPPIINGTLTMVDKNTTDLFIDVTGLSGEVYTALNIVVSALADRGGRIESVKINYPDEKSKITPDLSPEKRIISMDEVKSLVGMDFTSEEVAGHLRRMRYAASPAGTNEVEIEIPPYRADILHNYDIIEDIAISVGFDNIEAIFPSTSTTGEAHPLSLMQDNIREIMVGLGYSEVMPFTLTSEKVHFDNMRRPHTEDVTPVMHPISEDQTMIRTTLLPNQMEILSLNQHHELPQRIFEVGEAIVNCANKLHLAATSIHALANFEEIREIVDSMMMERNVPYSVKASEDPAFIEGRRADILVNGIKVGVMGEIHPQVILNFGLGQPVVGFEINLDE, translated from the coding sequence ATGCCCATTATAACACTGGATTATGAAGACCTTGAGAAACTTACAGGTACTGACCGGGATAGAATAATAGATAGGGTTCCCATGATCGGAGCAGATATCGAACGTATTGAAGACAAATCCATTGATATCGAATTCTTCCCCGACCGTCCCGATCTATATAGTGTCGAAGGTGTTTCCAGAGCAATGCGGGGTTTTATGGATATTGAAAAAGGGCCTGTAAAATATGATATTAACGATTCAGATGTTGAAATATCTCTGGATGACAATATAAAGACGATCCGTCCTGTGCTTGCTTGTGCGATTGTCCGTGGAGTCAAATTCACCGAATCCTCAATAAAATCCCTGATGGATCTGCAGGAATCCCTGCATTGGGGATTGGGCAGAGACCGTAAGAAAGTGTCAATCGGGGTTCATGACCTCTCCGGACTCAAACCACCTTTCAAGTATATTGGTGCTGACCCATCAGTGGAATTTATTCCTCTTGATTTCACCGAACCCATGAACCTGGCAGACATCCTCGAAAAACATCCAAAGGGCACACGTTTTGCCCATCTTCTTGAAGGCTATTCAAAATATCCCCTTATACTTGATGCTGATAATCAGGTGCTTTCCTTCCCGCCTATAATTAACGGAACACTAACCATGGTGGACAAAAATACCACCGATCTTTTCATAGATGTAACAGGCCTGAGTGGCGAAGTTTATACAGCCCTCAACATTGTTGTGTCTGCACTAGCCGATCGTGGAGGCAGGATTGAATCTGTTAAGATTAATTATCCCGATGAGAAATCAAAAATCACTCCTGATCTCTCGCCGGAAAAACGTATTATTTCAATGGATGAAGTGAAATCCCTTGTTGGTATGGACTTCACATCAGAGGAAGTAGCAGGCCATTTGAGAAGAATGCGTTATGCAGCATCACCTGCAGGCACCAATGAAGTGGAGATAGAAATTCCTCCCTACAGGGCAGATATCCTGCATAATTATGACATAATTGAAGACATTGCAATTTCGGTAGGTTTTGACAATATTGAGGCAATATTCCCATCTACTTCCACAACCGGTGAGGCACATCCCCTTTCCCTGATGCAGGATAATATCAGGGAGATAATGGTTGGGCTGGGATATTCTGAAGTAATGCCATTTACTCTTACCAGTGAGAAGGTGCATTTTGATAATATGAGGAGGCCTCATACAGAAGATGTGACACCTGTAATGCATCCTATCAGTGAAGACCAGACAATGATACGCACGACCCTCCTGCCCAACCAGATGGAAATTCTCTCCCTGAACCAGCATCATGAACTGCCTCAGCGCATATTTGAGGTTGGTGAGGCAATCGTGAATTGTGCAAATAAACTGCACCTGGCAGCTACGTCTATCCATGCACTGGCAAATTTTGAGGAAATAAGAGAAATTGTTGATTCAATGATGATGGAGCGAAATGTTCCCTATTCAGTCAAGGCATCAGAAGACCCTGCATTTATTGAAGGCAGGAGAGCAGATATTCTTGTAAATGGTATAAAAGTAGGTGTGATGGGAGAAATTCATCCGCAAGTCATACTCAATTTCGGGCTTGGACAACCTGTTGTAGGTTTTGAAATAAACCTGGATGAATAA
- a CDS encoding sulfite exporter TauE/SafE family protein, which produces MALDPFLLTILILGLSSIFALLGIGGAVIYVPLFYWIGIDLRIAIPLALLLNVTTAGSASFTYLKKKMIDFHTAIPFLIFSVIGAPIGTHIGMRVSEETILFIFSVVIVLVGLSMLINGKKQAYISEPATHSRLFLGSLVGVGVGISAGMLGIGGGTFVVPLLLSLGYGIREAPATSSLIVMISSLSGLISHLNNIEISGTTMILFATASLIGSQFGSRIMYTSKWNLETLSRKYFKKIFGLMLIVVAVLLQYRISF; this is translated from the coding sequence ATGGCTTTAGACCCCTTTCTTCTTACAATACTAATCCTGGGACTTTCCTCCATTTTTGCATTATTGGGAATCGGAGGGGCAGTAATCTATGTACCCCTTTTTTACTGGATTGGTATTGACCTGAGAATCGCAATCCCACTTGCCCTTCTACTCAATGTAACCACAGCCGGTTCAGCTTCATTTACATACCTGAAAAAGAAAATGATAGATTTTCATACTGCAATTCCTTTCCTTATCTTTTCCGTAATCGGAGCACCGATTGGAACACATATTGGCATGAGAGTTTCTGAGGAAACAATTCTCTTTATTTTCAGTGTTGTAATAGTTCTTGTCGGATTAAGCATGCTCATTAATGGCAAAAAACAAGCATACATATCAGAACCAGCAACCCACAGTAGACTGTTTTTGGGGTCACTTGTGGGTGTTGGAGTAGGAATATCTGCGGGGATGCTGGGTATAGGGGGCGGAACATTCGTGGTACCTCTGCTTCTTAGTCTTGGATACGGGATAAGAGAGGCACCTGCCACGTCATCGCTAATTGTAATGATCTCTTCACTGTCCGGCCTTATCTCCCATCTCAACAATATAGAAATTTCTGGTACTACAATGATTCTATTTGCAACTGCCTCACTGATTGGAAGCCAGTTTGGCTCCCGGATTATGTATACTTCAAAATGGAATCTTGAAACCCTTTCCAGAAAATATTTCAAAAAAATATTCGGATTGATGCTTATAGTAGTTGCTGTATTGTTGCAATATCGTATCAGTTTCTAA
- a CDS encoding potassium channel family protein, whose translation MQMGHIIVLGYGDVGKRIAEVLDENDIPFVIVDSKEDLFLRPDFEYIVGNGTEEEVLKNAGIENASTVIICLNHDTDVIFATLISRGLNPESTIFSRANSVESIDKIYKAGADYVASLSIVAGQMLAKITSVCYGTGGYCPIEDIMLYEGTEIENLVVGKNMAGKTIGELDLYSTIGCRVIGYMQGDTKKIEELDDVVLEKGDIISVVGTREDIARFKERYKDVKDK comes from the coding sequence ATGCAAATGGGCCATATAATCGTTCTTGGATACGGGGATGTAGGAAAAAGGATTGCAGAAGTACTTGACGAGAACGACATCCCTTTTGTCATTGTTGATTCAAAAGAAGACCTTTTCCTGAGACCGGATTTTGAATATATAGTGGGTAATGGTACGGAAGAAGAAGTACTCAAAAATGCGGGTATTGAAAATGCCTCGACAGTTATAATTTGTCTGAATCACGATACGGATGTTATCTTTGCCACTCTTATCTCCAGAGGGTTAAATCCGGAGTCCACAATATTTTCCAGAGCAAATTCAGTTGAATCCATTGACAAAATATACAAAGCAGGAGCCGATTACGTTGCTTCCCTTTCTATAGTTGCCGGCCAGATGCTGGCAAAAATCACTTCTGTTTGTTATGGGACCGGAGGATACTGCCCTATAGAAGACATAATGCTTTATGAGGGAACTGAAATTGAGAATCTTGTCGTTGGAAAGAATATGGCGGGAAAAACAATCGGCGAACTTGACCTGTATAGTACTATCGGGTGTCGTGTAATCGGCTATATGCAAGGAGATACGAAAAAGATAGAAGAACTGGATGATGTAGTCCTTGAAAAGGGAGATATCATATCTGTTGTAGGCACACGTGAGGATATTGCCCGCTTCAAAGAAAGATACAAAGATGTAAAGGATAAGTAA
- a CDS encoding potassium channel family protein — MKLPAMWRRSLYHYLGISLGLVIIDTIIFLMLVNYEGQTQFYNPVDALYWVISTTTTVGYGDIVLTSPIGKIFAIFVQLSGVVMVFGILITFVITPWFEKALNMPLPTKAPDSFSSHIIICGYNRLMETLIDELEDQKVNFIIIEDNEEILRSLIEKKIPCIYGKATDDETLENARVGKARFLIANRSDEENASIVLTASSLADAYIIAVAEDSANIKYLKYAGANRVVSPKLVLGRFLGKKALDPYVMGLGGATTFLDKYSIVELPVYPASQLIGKSFNEANIHKKTGANIIGLRKEGKLLLKVDDEEIIKENTVLLATGTMEHLSKLKDLTK; from the coding sequence ATGAAATTACCGGCCATGTGGAGACGATCACTGTACCATTACCTGGGAATTTCCCTGGGATTGGTAATCATAGATACGATCATCTTCCTCATGCTGGTAAATTATGAGGGGCAAACGCAGTTTTATAATCCTGTAGATGCTCTATATTGGGTGATTTCAACTACCACTACTGTAGGTTACGGAGACATTGTTTTAACAAGTCCAATTGGCAAAATTTTTGCCATCTTTGTACAATTGAGTGGCGTAGTCATGGTATTTGGTATCTTGATTACTTTTGTCATTACACCGTGGTTTGAAAAAGCCCTGAACATGCCCCTTCCAACAAAAGCGCCGGACTCTTTTTCTTCCCATATAATCATTTGTGGCTACAACCGGTTAATGGAAACGCTCATAGATGAACTTGAGGACCAGAAAGTCAATTTCATAATCATTGAAGACAATGAAGAGATACTTAGAAGCCTTATTGAAAAAAAAATACCATGCATATACGGTAAAGCTACAGATGATGAAACACTGGAAAACGCTAGGGTTGGCAAAGCCCGCTTTTTGATAGCAAATAGATCTGATGAAGAAAACGCCAGTATTGTCCTTACCGCTTCCAGCCTTGCAGATGCTTACATAATAGCAGTAGCCGAAGATTCAGCAAATATCAAATACCTCAAATATGCAGGTGCAAATCGTGTAGTTTCCCCAAAACTTGTACTTGGCAGGTTTCTGGGAAAAAAAGCACTGGACCCCTATGTAATGGGGCTTGGCGGTGCAACTACATTCCTGGATAAATATAGCATTGTAGAACTTCCCGTATACCCTGCAAGCCAGCTTATTGGCAAATCATTCAACGAAGCTAATATCCACAAGAAAACAGGAGCAAATATAATAGGATTAAGAAAAGAAGGTAAATTGCTCCTTAAAGTTGATGATGAAGAAATAATTAAAGAAAATACTGTACTGCTTGCAACCGGTACAATGGAACATTTGAGTAAATTAAAGGATCTTACAAAATAA
- a CDS encoding site-2 protease family protein: MDTTNLILAIFLVYWAAVAYLSKKGVLEKYNISAYGPILMIRTVRGLALLDKLAKPRRYWRVFANTGIVLMFIGMFAMLFIVILSDIALISSLTENAMPQPSKFNEARNVFLIPGVNEFIPLTWGIIALVVTLVVHEFAHAILARVEDIRVKSMGILFALVPIGGFAEPDEEQLFGEGKDEFGSPVINEKKATRNQRARILAAGVMSNFAVALIAFVLFFGPVLGAVAPMSDTMVVDVKEDSVADIAGIEKGMIITGIDDQEIRYANDVVAYLNKTETGSTVTLKAAKDREIREYELEVTGKQDTGDFGIYINDIVDGSPAERSNLEKGMFLLSINNVTTQTPEEFVNFMNTTTADQEVEIEVKTTEGESKIYTLTLGQHPDGTSEKGFLGVYYGTDGVKNIPVGLSIGEYPAHEYLDMLKGLPSMLTGVAGWVILLGLPIIGFAGEGFPGFSGTLAQFYEPVGWGEPLGVGVFWIANSLLWVGWLNFYVGLFNCLPAVPLDGGHVFRDYLQSFLKRFTGDEIKSTTLAGTIAGTFTIFIILSFVLMIFGPYIVHGF, translated from the coding sequence TTGGACACTACTAACCTCATATTGGCGATATTTTTAGTATACTGGGCTGCAGTTGCCTATCTTAGCAAAAAGGGAGTACTGGAAAAGTACAACATATCCGCATACGGCCCCATACTCATGATCAGAACTGTCAGGGGGCTGGCTCTTCTGGATAAACTTGCAAAACCCCGCCGTTACTGGAGAGTCTTTGCAAATACCGGCATTGTGCTAATGTTCATAGGCATGTTTGCCATGCTTTTTATTGTCATTCTTTCAGATATTGCACTTATTTCTTCCCTTACAGAGAATGCAATGCCTCAACCCAGTAAATTCAACGAGGCGCGCAATGTATTCCTGATTCCGGGAGTCAACGAATTTATTCCGCTTACCTGGGGCATCATTGCCCTGGTAGTAACACTGGTGGTTCATGAATTTGCCCATGCCATTCTTGCCAGGGTAGAAGATATAAGGGTTAAATCCATGGGAATACTTTTTGCCTTGGTGCCTATTGGAGGTTTTGCTGAACCCGATGAAGAGCAACTTTTCGGGGAAGGGAAAGACGAATTTGGAAGTCCTGTAATAAATGAAAAAAAGGCCACCAGAAACCAGCGTGCACGCATCCTGGCCGCCGGAGTGATGTCTAATTTTGCAGTAGCCCTGATTGCTTTTGTTCTCTTTTTCGGACCAGTGTTGGGGGCTGTAGCTCCTATGAGCGATACAATGGTCGTGGATGTTAAAGAAGACTCTGTAGCTGATATTGCAGGTATTGAAAAGGGAATGATAATAACTGGTATAGATGATCAGGAAATACGTTATGCCAATGACGTTGTAGCCTATTTGAACAAAACAGAAACAGGGTCCACGGTCACCTTGAAGGCAGCCAAAGACCGAGAGATAAGAGAATATGAACTGGAAGTAACCGGCAAGCAGGATACCGGAGATTTTGGAATATATATCAATGATATTGTAGATGGTTCACCTGCAGAAAGAAGTAACCTTGAAAAAGGGATGTTTTTACTTTCCATCAATAATGTTACCACCCAAACCCCTGAAGAATTTGTCAATTTCATGAATACCACAACTGCTGATCAGGAAGTGGAAATTGAGGTGAAGACAACTGAGGGAGAAAGTAAAATATACACTCTGACACTGGGCCAACATCCTGATGGTACTTCCGAAAAAGGGTTTTTGGGAGTTTATTATGGCACAGATGGAGTAAAAAATATACCGGTAGGGCTTTCGATTGGCGAGTACCCCGCCCATGAATATCTGGATATGCTCAAAGGATTGCCTTCTATGCTTACAGGTGTAGCTGGCTGGGTAATTCTATTAGGTCTGCCCATAATAGGATTTGCAGGAGAAGGGTTCCCTGGCTTTAGTGGTACTCTTGCCCAGTTCTATGAACCCGTTGGATGGGGCGAGCCTCTCGGTGTAGGAGTTTTCTGGATTGCCAACAGCCTTCTCTGGGTTGGATGGCTGAACTTCTATGTGGGCTTATTCAACTGCCTTCCGGCTGTCCCGCTGGACGGAGGACATGTATTCAGAGATTACCTCCAGTCGTTCCTCAAAAGGTTTACAGGGGATGAAATCAAATCAACCACCCTTGCAGGAACCATAGCAGGCACATTTACAATCTTTATCATATTATCCTTTGTCCTGATGATCTTCGGACCCTACATTGTTCATGGTTTCTAA
- a CDS encoding ester cyclase, translating to MGKNETNDEQIRGSLDKNKELVLKVAREGWNPVIVDKHCTDDYLMHYGGEKLDRENLKEFMGAIHHALPDLHFEIEDIIAENDKVVTRWKAEGTHKKTFQGVFPTNRKVSFSGITISRVKGEKIAEDWEEVDQLNFTQQFGVYPDDI from the coding sequence ATGGGAAAAAATGAGACTAACGATGAGCAAATCCGTGGCTCTCTTGATAAAAACAAAGAACTCGTGCTGAAAGTCGCCAGAGAAGGCTGGAATCCTGTAATAGTAGATAAACACTGTACAGACGATTATCTGATGCATTATGGCGGAGAAAAACTGGATCGGGAAAATCTCAAAGAATTTATGGGCGCCATACACCATGCCCTTCCAGACCTTCATTTTGAAATAGAAGATATAATAGCTGAAAATGATAAGGTTGTTACACGCTGGAAGGCAGAAGGAACCCATAAAAAAACATTCCAGGGTGTGTTTCCTACAAACCGTAAAGTTAGTTTTTCAGGCATAACCATAAGCAGAGTAAAGGGTGAAAAGATTGCTGAGGACTGGGAAGAAGTAGACCAGCTCAACTTCACTCAACAATTTGGCGTCTATCCCGACGATATATGA
- a CDS encoding molybdopterin-dependent oxidoreductase, whose amino-acid sequence MLVAGCISNTPQETEDGMRDNETETLEYNGVELTPIEEQRNNGIEGTQYIDRETYTLKINGMVNETENISYEQLTSYPAISRIVPLDCVEGWRFTALWTGVPVETLLEEAEVSAGANTVIFYSKDGYSTSLSLDYLIDNNIIVAYKLNNVTLPQERGFPLQLVAEGKYGYKWSKWITGIEVTDDDNYEGFWERRGYNNDADVDGPRFQ is encoded by the coding sequence GTGCTTGTAGCAGGCTGCATTTCCAACACACCGCAGGAAACAGAAGATGGTATGCGGGACAATGAGACAGAAACACTGGAATATAACGGTGTTGAACTTACACCTATTGAAGAGCAACGCAACAATGGCATCGAGGGAACCCAGTATATTGATAGAGAGACCTACACGCTTAAAATTAATGGAATGGTAAATGAAACTGAAAATATAAGTTATGAGCAGCTCACCTCCTACCCGGCCATTTCCAGGATTGTGCCGCTTGACTGTGTAGAAGGCTGGCGCTTTACAGCACTGTGGACCGGTGTACCGGTGGAAACCCTCCTGGAAGAAGCAGAAGTCAGTGCAGGGGCGAATACTGTTATTTTCTATTCAAAAGACGGTTATTCTACATCCCTTTCCCTGGATTACCTGATTGATAACAATATTATCGTTGCCTACAAACTTAACAACGTCACTCTCCCCCAGGAAAGAGGTTTTCCCCTGCAACTTGTAGCAGAGGGAAAATATGGTTACAAGTGGTCCAAATGGATCACCGGGATCGAGGTGACGGACGATGATAATTATGAAGGATTCTGGGAAAGGCGTGGCTACAATAATGATGCAGATGTGGATGGTCCAAGGTTTCAATAA
- a CDS encoding putative zinc-binding protein gives MTEELKVTEKPTCACEAAIIGLYVCSGIFDVGQVANKITVELTKPGKGKIMCTIGIGGNFQGL, from the coding sequence ATGACAGAAGAACTGAAAGTGACAGAAAAGCCAACTTGTGCATGTGAAGCAGCTATTATTGGACTGTATGTGTGTTCTGGTATCTTCGATGTAGGACAGGTGGCAAACAAGATAACTGTTGAGCTTACCAAACCGGGGAAAGGTAAGATTATGTGTACCATCGGAATTGGAGGCAATTTTCAGGGGTTATAA
- a CDS encoding DUF6951 family protein: MAEVTINSSICGFEHNVVGKKEGKNIIIDIETDCDKIKKMSHMEVPIDQTLDIKDNYVISKAQQLNCSSNCLVPCGVLHVCRMEMGILSESLAKKSGRVSIDFQ; encoded by the coding sequence ATGGCTGAAGTTACCATCAATTCAAGCATATGTGGATTTGAGCATAATGTTGTTGGGAAAAAGGAAGGAAAAAACATAATTATTGACATCGAAACGGATTGTGATAAAATAAAAAAGATGTCTCATATGGAAGTACCCATTGATCAGACACTTGATATCAAAGACAATTATGTGATATCAAAGGCCCAGCAATTGAACTGCTCATCCAATTGTCTTGTGCCCTGTGGAGTATTACATGTGTGCAGGATGGAAATGGGAATCCTGTCTGAATCCCTGGCAAAAAAATCCGGAAGAGTCAGCATCGATTTCCAATAA
- a CDS encoding universal stress protein has protein sequence MIQTILIPTDFTIESEKLLSCIAELKKTGLKKAVLLHVVDIFKSQGLAPMFEENAKKKIAEYKQLLDEMGIDTVTHVVEGDVNKTIIKVADEENVDCIVMGATTSGIIKGKLTGRTTNYISRRSDKILLIEKYNKLENGEEELYAKACSAKFSKVMVPLDFSDNSSKILDVLWQMTDVIHEVVFVHIIENTKNKPQLEHKKKESFDKLYEIGNDLEKKLVVNYVVKEGKPAKVLDELAEEMGITLIMITTHGTESLKDILLGSTAENLLRNTVKPILLIPADNR, from the coding sequence ATGATTCAAACTATACTTATACCTACTGATTTTACGATTGAGAGTGAGAAACTGCTCTCTTGTATTGCAGAATTGAAGAAAACAGGCTTGAAGAAAGCTGTATTGTTGCATGTTGTGGACATTTTTAAATCCCAGGGACTTGCTCCCATGTTCGAGGAAAATGCAAAGAAAAAAATTGCCGAATACAAGCAACTACTGGATGAAATGGGAATCGATACAGTCACACATGTTGTTGAAGGCGATGTCAATAAAACTATAATTAAAGTTGCAGATGAAGAAAACGTAGATTGTATTGTTATGGGTGCAACCACATCAGGAATTATAAAAGGAAAGCTTACAGGCAGGACTACAAACTATATTTCCCGAAGATCCGATAAGATTCTGCTCATTGAGAAATACAATAAACTTGAAAACGGTGAAGAAGAGTTATACGCGAAGGCATGTTCTGCAAAGTTTTCAAAAGTAATGGTTCCGTTAGACTTCTCGGATAATTCAAGTAAAATACTTGATGTGCTTTGGCAAATGACAGATGTCATCCATGAAGTTGTCTTTGTACATATTATAGAAAATACAAAAAATAAGCCTCAACTTGAACATAAGAAAAAGGAAAGTTTTGATAAACTCTATGAGATCGGTAATGATTTGGAGAAAAAGCTGGTAGTTAATTATGTTGTAAAGGAAGGCAAACCCGCAAAAGTACTGGATGAACTTGCAGAAGAAATGGGTATCACCCTGATAATGATAACCACACATGGAACCGAATCATTAAAGGATATTCTTCTGGGAAGTACTGCCGAAAACCTCCTCCGAAATACTGTCAAACCAATATTGCTAATTCCTGCAGACAACAGGTGA
- the arsB gene encoding ACR3 family arsenite efflux transporter, whose protein sequence is MEEERELDFFSKYLSIWVAICIVLGTAIGSLFPKFADAIGQYEIANVSIPIAIVLLVMMYPIMLKISFEEILKVKENKKPLYLTVFVNWAIKPFTMTIISWIFISIFFSGLIPLNLQAEYIAGLIILGLAPCTAMVLVWTYLANGNINYALVQVSVNDLIILILFAPLGAFLVGQTTDFPIPVLTIFYSVLFYVALPLVLAMLTRHYVIKSKGLSWFENNLINKIEWITPAGLLITLVLIFTLQGEMIIKYPLHIVLIAIPIIVQTYFIFAISYYGAKKLKIPFYEAAPSTFIAPSNFFELAVATTLILFGATSGATLATVVGVLVEVPVMLSLVKIMKMNRHKFQFEEGM, encoded by the coding sequence ATGGAAGAAGAAAGAGAACTTGATTTTTTCAGCAAGTATTTGTCCATATGGGTAGCCATCTGTATTGTACTGGGTACTGCAATAGGTTCCCTGTTCCCCAAATTTGCAGATGCAATTGGTCAATATGAAATTGCAAATGTGTCTATTCCAATTGCAATCGTCCTTTTGGTCATGATGTATCCCATAATGTTAAAAATAAGTTTTGAAGAAATACTAAAAGTAAAAGAAAATAAAAAACCTCTTTATCTGACCGTTTTTGTAAACTGGGCAATCAAACCATTTACAATGACCATAATTTCCTGGATATTTATCAGTATATTTTTCTCTGGCCTTATACCACTTAATCTTCAAGCGGAATATATTGCGGGCTTGATTATACTGGGACTTGCACCCTGTACCGCAATGGTACTGGTCTGGACATATTTAGCAAACGGTAATATCAATTATGCTCTTGTACAGGTTTCTGTAAATGACCTGATTATATTGATATTGTTTGCTCCCCTGGGAGCGTTTCTTGTTGGGCAGACCACTGACTTCCCAATACCTGTACTAACCATATTCTATTCTGTATTATTCTATGTAGCGCTCCCTCTTGTCCTTGCAATGTTAACCAGGCATTATGTCATTAAAAGCAAAGGCCTAAGCTGGTTTGAAAATAATCTAATCAATAAAATAGAATGGATTACACCCGCGGGACTCCTTATAACCCTGGTCTTGATTTTTACTCTTCAGGGTGAAATGATAATCAAATATCCCCTCCATATTGTCTTGATTGCTATACCTATCATAGTGCAAACATATTTTATATTTGCAATAAGCTATTATGGTGCAAAAAAGCTGAAAATCCCCTTCTATGAAGCTGCACCTTCTACATTTATTGCACCAAGTAACTTCTTTGAACTGGCAGTAGCCACCACATTAATACTGTTTGGTGCAACTTCAGGAGCCACACTGGCAACTGTAGTAGGTGTACTGGTCGAAGTACCTGTAATGTTATCACTTGTAAAGATAATGAAAATGAACAGGCACAAATTCCAGTTTGAAGAAGGAATGTGA
- a CDS encoding fumarate hydratase, whose translation MESGIKHEYIVEATISAIQRAETELPDDVVTCLEKAEQKESSEIARSHLQAILKNTGIARRHSVPICQDTGIIILFVEIGRKISPLPDIEQALIEGVRKATSAVPLRPNAVHPLTRINSGDNTGDGLPDIKYYFNDSEELRITAVPKGAGSENMSILKMLNPTEGDSVDRLVLETVRNAGGKPCPPVILGIGVGGSFDKAALLAKSALLEQVNYMDEKEHALLKKVNSLGVGPMGTGGDTTALAVHIRTAHCHTASLPVAINIQCWANRHATAVVGGDGKWNII comes from the coding sequence TTGGAATCAGGAATTAAACACGAATATATTGTGGAAGCAACGATCTCAGCCATACAAAGGGCAGAGACTGAATTGCCGGATGATGTGGTTACTTGTCTGGAAAAAGCTGAACAGAAGGAGAGCAGTGAGATTGCACGCTCTCATTTGCAGGCAATACTGAAAAATACAGGGATTGCTCGCAGGCATTCTGTGCCCATATGTCAGGATACCGGAATTATCATCCTTTTTGTGGAAATCGGCCGCAAAATCTCACCCCTTCCCGATATTGAACAAGCTCTTATTGAGGGTGTCAGGAAAGCCACATCTGCCGTACCTCTGCGACCCAATGCCGTACATCCTCTGACACGCATTAATAGTGGGGATAATACCGGAGATGGTTTGCCGGATATAAAATATTATTTTAATGATTCAGAAGAATTGAGGATCACAGCCGTTCCCAAAGGTGCAGGCTCGGAAAATATGAGCATACTGAAAATGCTTAACCCCACAGAAGGTGATTCAGTCGACCGTCTTGTCCTTGAAACTGTCAGGAATGCCGGGGGAAAGCCCTGCCCGCCTGTGATACTGGGTATTGGTGTTGGTGGATCATTTGACAAAGCCGCCCTGCTTGCCAAGAGTGCTTTGCTGGAGCAGGTAAATTACATGGATGAAAAAGAACATGCTCTGCTGAAAAAAGTCAATTCCCTGGGAGTTGGTCCCATGGGTACAGGTGGCGATACGACGGCTCTGGCGGTACATATCAGGACTGCTCACTGCCACACAGCTTCCCTGCCCGTGGCTATCAACATCCAGTGCTGGGCCAACAGGCATGCTACAGCTGTTGTTGGAGGTGACGGCAAATGGAATATCATCTGA